The following coding sequences are from one Psychrobacter sp. AH5 window:
- a CDS encoding TetR family transcriptional regulator, giving the protein MSSREQKKLQTRRAFFNAVLDICMTGQSFSSISLRQITREVGVVPTAFYRHFDDMESLGKALVIEELGDTLAALSENLHIGKTRSFERQIAKSIQLFLQMVSEQPYYWQFLVSERFGGSEAVRNTINKLIKLHVQSLAEDLALQPAFNHINDYDRRLLADAGINMFFSWIIDWLELTYSEDHDEEADLADIERKKQLMQHNCTRQAQMLFYGAYNWKSSEETLLDE; this is encoded by the coding sequence ATGAGCAGCCGCGAACAAAAAAAACTGCAAACCAGACGGGCTTTTTTTAATGCCGTATTAGATATTTGCATGACAGGACAGTCTTTTAGCTCGATTAGTCTTCGTCAAATCACCCGTGAAGTCGGCGTAGTACCGACCGCTTTTTATCGCCACTTCGATGATATGGAATCACTGGGTAAAGCTTTGGTGATAGAGGAGCTTGGCGATACCCTAGCCGCGCTAAGTGAAAATTTGCATATTGGCAAAACCCGTAGCTTTGAGCGCCAGATTGCCAAGAGTATTCAGCTGTTTTTGCAGATGGTCAGCGAGCAGCCTTACTACTGGCAGTTTTTGGTCAGTGAGCGCTTTGGCGGTTCTGAGGCGGTACGCAATACTATCAATAAACTGATTAAGCTGCATGTACAAAGCTTAGCTGAGGATTTGGCCTTGCAGCCGGCTTTTAATCATATCAATGACTATGATCGCCGCCTGCTTGCCGATGCGGGTATTAATATGTTTTTTTCTTGGATTATCGATTGGCTGGAGCTGACCTACTCTGAGGATCATGATGAAGAGGCGGATCTAGCGGACATTGAGCGCAAAAAGCAACTCATGCAGCATAACTGTACGCGGCAAGCGCAAATGCTGTTTTATGGCGCTTATAATTGGAAATCTAGTGAGGAGACTTTACTGGATGAATAA
- the gspK gene encoding type II secretion system minor pseudopilin GspK, which translates to MTTSMHSQRGVALLTILLLVVSITVVAGAMLASQKIAIRRSGLLFNQNQLLQDIDAAKQLAVTIINADSMLNDSDSLQDIWAQPIAPYPLGSHSVTMKIRDEAGRFNINNLYHDGAPDSAALAVFQRLLIQLNLEPDIAIAALDWQDSDSEVYNDGGDEGAVYGQQGASVNTLNTSLPNQPFVSIDQLQQVRGMSAEALASLRPFITAVPYYLPLNINTASPEILAALVDGVSAQQAQALVTLRQQQVIESIDSIWEQPPLNAISAEQRQLLAPLLAVDSRAFTAVITATDSGNLGEARQRFATVLIAKTDAADSSKANNNTAANGNSSNAVNNNNNNNNADNKDDKAAKTISVVSQRLWAFPPNF; encoded by the coding sequence ATGACGACCTCAATGCATTCTCAGCGCGGTGTGGCTCTATTGACGATTCTTTTATTAGTCGTCAGTATCACTGTGGTGGCAGGCGCAATGCTTGCCAGTCAAAAGATTGCCATTCGCCGCAGTGGCCTGCTATTTAATCAAAACCAGTTGTTACAAGATATTGACGCCGCTAAACAGTTAGCCGTCACTATTATCAATGCCGACAGTATGCTTAACGACAGCGATAGCCTGCAAGATATTTGGGCACAGCCTATAGCGCCTTATCCTCTAGGCAGCCATAGCGTTACTATGAAGATACGTGATGAGGCCGGTCGTTTTAATATTAACAATCTCTATCATGATGGCGCACCTGATAGCGCCGCTTTAGCCGTTTTTCAGCGTTTATTGATACAGTTAAATTTAGAGCCAGATATCGCTATTGCCGCTCTTGATTGGCAAGATAGTGATAGCGAGGTGTATAACGATGGCGGCGATGAGGGAGCGGTTTATGGTCAGCAAGGAGCAAGCGTCAATACTTTGAACACTTCCTTGCCAAATCAGCCGTTTGTCAGTATTGATCAGCTGCAACAAGTGCGCGGCATGAGCGCGGAGGCATTAGCAAGCTTACGACCTTTTATTACCGCAGTGCCTTATTATTTGCCACTAAATATCAATACCGCAAGCCCTGAAATCCTTGCCGCTCTGGTAGATGGTGTCAGCGCTCAGCAAGCACAGGCGCTGGTTACATTGCGGCAGCAGCAAGTCATTGAGTCGATTGATAGTATTTGGGAGCAGCCGCCATTGAATGCTATAAGCGCCGAGCAGCGTCAGCTATTAGCGCCATTATTAGCAGTCGATAGCCGCGCTTTTACCGCAGTTATTACCGCTACAGATAGTGGCAACTTAGGCGAGGCAAGGCAAAGATTTGCCACCGTATTGATTGCTAAAACAGACGCTGCTGATAGTAGTAAGGCCAATAATAATACAGCTGCTAATGGTAATAGCAGTAATGCAGTTAATAACAATAATAATAACAACAACGCTGATAATAAGGACGATAAAGCCGCCAAAACCATCAGCGTAGTGTCTCAGCGGCTCTGGGCGTTTCCGCCAAATTTTTGA
- a CDS encoding type II secretion system protein GspJ produces MNAQRGFTLLELMVAMAIFAMLAVAGWQVFDSVNRARERAQLQADNLAVLQYAYLQLQQDMSQIIAYQAPNMTNATTNTNTAANNASNNNADGNNVKRADSAIIAPEPFMRLDSEQMSFVRFADPDPRYQSSPSLQRIEYVFAGQRLIRRQYTNIQGGSDSVSLDSVLLEGVSALRWQALLPELANRFPDKNSNNNNSNTSNAATAASANEVSLLPKGVAVSFTYQDMPITWQWSLAPQPLALNTSALNNGSKTNTDSSGNNNNSQNNTNNSANNQSNSNNSGSSN; encoded by the coding sequence ATGAATGCACAGCGCGGCTTTACGCTGCTTGAGCTGATGGTAGCTATGGCGATATTTGCGATGCTAGCGGTGGCAGGCTGGCAAGTATTTGATAGTGTCAATCGAGCGCGGGAGCGCGCGCAGTTGCAGGCAGATAATCTAGCAGTATTGCAGTACGCTTATTTGCAGCTGCAACAAGATATGAGTCAGATTATTGCTTATCAAGCGCCTAATATGACAAACGCGACTACAAATACTAATACAGCTGCTAACAACGCTAGCAATAATAATGCTGATGGTAACAACGTCAAGAGAGCTGACTCGGCAATTATAGCGCCTGAACCCTTTATGCGCTTAGACAGCGAGCAGATGAGCTTTGTCCGTTTCGCTGATCCCGATCCCCGTTATCAAAGCAGCCCCAGTTTGCAGCGTATCGAATATGTCTTTGCAGGTCAGCGTCTGATTCGGCGACAATATACTAACATTCAAGGCGGCAGTGACAGTGTTAGTTTGGACAGTGTGCTTTTAGAAGGGGTTAGCGCTTTGCGTTGGCAAGCTTTATTACCTGAATTGGCTAATCGTTTTCCTGATAAAAATAGCAATAATAACAACAGCAATACTAGTAACGCAGCGACAGCGGCTAGCGCTAATGAGGTCAGCCTATTACCCAAGGGCGTGGCCGTTAGCTTTACTTATCAAGACATGCCTATCACTTGGCAATGGTCACTAGCGCCGCAGCCCTTAGCGCTTAATACTTCAGCTCTTAATAATGGTAGTAAAACTAATACGGACAGTAGTGGCAATAATAACAACTCTCAAAATAACACTAACAATAGCGCTAATAATCAAAGTAATTCGAATAATAGCGGCAGTAGCAATTAG
- the gspI gene encoding type II secretion system minor pseudopilin GspI has product MSIPSKSTSLHQVQRGFTLIEVMVALAILAVVAVAASRASSAYLSSVDVLKTRTLAHFVAQNAAADLRIQQTWLTANRTQTINAQGRDWQVLMSVADTLSPALKEVNISVAPIIDGAARRVVTDITVVISNPDSASVSSFGVESANAQTGSAS; this is encoded by the coding sequence ATGAGCATCCCATCTAAGTCCACAAGTTTGCACCAAGTACAGCGCGGCTTTACCCTAATCGAGGTCATGGTAGCGCTTGCTATTTTGGCAGTGGTCGCGGTGGCGGCAAGCCGAGCAAGTAGCGCGTATCTGTCTTCTGTCGATGTGCTGAAAACGCGAACTTTAGCGCATTTCGTCGCGCAAAACGCCGCCGCTGATCTGCGTATTCAGCAAACTTGGCTGACGGCTAACCGCACGCAAACGATAAATGCACAGGGCCGCGATTGGCAAGTACTAATGAGCGTGGCTGATACTTTGAGTCCAGCGTTAAAAGAGGTCAATATCAGCGTAGCGCCTATAATAGATGGCGCGGCTCGCAGGGTAGTGACCGATATTACCGTAGTAATCAGTAATCCTGATAGTGCAAGTGTAAGCTCTTTTGGAGTAGAGTCAGCTAACGCGCAAACAGGAAGCGCGTCATGA
- a CDS encoding prepilin-type N-terminal cleavage/methylation domain-containing protein, which yields MKHSQTGFTLVEIIVVVVILSIFAGMISLSVGSSESRKNLAFYEHLTDSLSYVRLLSAERMQPMGLSLQSNKQGQVVPTIVTLSNPYITYQNVNSANTDSSPKNAMELSAMTASSASLKDSKPTPSWQSESEITLPEMPAGVSLAIQSLETSGIRTLNNAGQQQTLQPWFTEQAVPQVLWFGTGQATPVTIEVRHQSRLVGEVITIMPDGSMLLGQGL from the coding sequence ATGAAACACTCGCAAACGGGTTTCACCTTAGTTGAGATTATAGTGGTGGTGGTCATTTTGTCCATCTTCGCTGGCATGATTAGCTTATCTGTCGGCAGCAGTGAATCGCGTAAAAACCTAGCTTTTTATGAGCATTTGACCGATTCACTCAGTTACGTGCGTCTGCTCTCGGCAGAACGTATGCAGCCGATGGGATTGAGCTTACAGTCTAATAAGCAAGGTCAAGTCGTTCCTACCATCGTTACCCTCTCCAATCCTTATATTACCTACCAAAATGTTAATAGCGCTAATACTGATAGCTCACCAAAAAACGCCATGGAGTTGTCAGCGATGACAGCCTCGTCAGCTTCTCTTAAAGACAGTAAGCCGACACCAAGCTGGCAGTCGGAATCTGAGATTACTTTGCCTGAGATGCCAGCAGGAGTGAGTTTGGCTATCCAAAGCTTAGAGACTAGCGGTATCCGCACGCTAAATAACGCTGGACAACAACAAACCTTACAGCCTTGGTTCACTGAGCAAGCCGTGCCGCAAGTGTTATGGTTTGGTACGGGTCAGGCGACCCCGGTGACCATAGAGGTGCGCCATCAGTCAAGACTGGTTGGCGAGGTGATTACCATTATGCCAGATGGCAGTATGCTGCTAGGGCAAGGGTTGTAG
- a CDS encoding TetR/AcrR family transcriptional regulator, protein MSRQHQFKVREENILAMAEQLLLESGDGDITLDSLADQLDLAKGTLYKHFSSKDELYLRIIIRYEEQLFEINRVDDCASAGVARMIFQQLLNPQKAMLLNQIEERLAASVTGLNRLFGELYDIRRQRMKRLIDIVSAYLKEQQSSMTTRDYLCTIWAMGQGGAGLLNSSFYQRYLGRRDTLRYALVQQMLDLPGHYPAHTHDDEINDEDMQELVEQIETESAEHRNTNY, encoded by the coding sequence ATGAGTCGTCAGCACCAGTTTAAAGTAAGGGAAGAAAATATCTTAGCGATGGCTGAGCAATTGCTGCTTGAGTCAGGCGATGGTGATATTACTTTAGATAGCTTAGCCGATCAGCTTGATTTGGCTAAAGGCACTCTGTATAAGCATTTCTCAAGTAAAGATGAGCTGTATTTGCGTATCATTATTCGCTATGAAGAGCAGCTGTTTGAGATCAATCGTGTTGATGATTGTGCCTCAGCTGGGGTGGCACGGATGATTTTTCAGCAGCTGCTCAATCCGCAAAAAGCGATGCTTCTTAATCAAATAGAAGAGCGTCTAGCGGCGTCGGTTACTGGTCTTAATCGCTTATTTGGCGAGCTTTATGATATTCGCCGTCAACGTATGAAGCGTCTGATTGATATTGTCAGTGCTTATCTAAAAGAGCAACAGAGCAGCATGACGACTCGTGATTATCTGTGTACTATTTGGGCGATGGGTCAAGGCGGGGCTGGACTGCTTAATTCAAGTTTTTATCAGCGCTATTTGGGTCGCCGCGATACTCTGCGTTATGCTTTAGTGCAGCAGATGCTTGATCTTCCTGGGCATTATCCGGCGCATACTCATGATGATGAGATCAATGATGAGGATATGCAAGAGCTAGTAGAGCAAATTGAGACTGAGTCAGCAGAGCATCGTAATACTAATTATTGA
- a CDS encoding TatD family hydrolase, with product MFTDTHCHLNRLDLTKYDGELSGAINAMKEAQVTRAMAIMCDFAEYDEIANIVDTFSDEQLTLGMSVGIHPCEDINVLQSATVERLVETANDDKVWAIGETGLDYYWSTQNAQAQRESFARHIHASQQLKKPLVVHMREAKDDTIDILKSEGAEHGIIHCFTEDWDTAKRALDLGFYISFSGIVSFNSAKNIQQAAKNMPRDRILIETDSPYLAPVPKRGCPNEPAYVPYVASYLANMYGCSREELGQLTAKNFENLLAQYH from the coding sequence ATGTTTACCGATACTCATTGCCACCTTAACCGCCTAGATCTTACTAAATACGATGGAGAGCTGTCCGGTGCTATTAATGCGATGAAAGAAGCTCAAGTCACACGCGCCATGGCCATTATGTGCGACTTTGCAGAATATGACGAGATTGCCAATATTGTCGATACCTTTAGCGATGAGCAGCTCACTTTAGGGATGAGCGTGGGTATTCATCCTTGTGAGGATATCAACGTTTTGCAATCAGCGACTGTTGAGCGTCTTGTAGAGACGGCTAATGACGATAAAGTATGGGCGATAGGGGAGACGGGGCTAGATTACTATTGGTCGACGCAGAATGCGCAAGCGCAGCGTGAAAGTTTTGCGCGGCATATTCATGCCAGCCAGCAATTGAAAAAGCCGTTGGTGGTGCATATGCGTGAGGCCAAAGATGACACTATCGATATTCTAAAGTCTGAGGGCGCAGAGCACGGTATCATTCACTGCTTTACTGAGGATTGGGACACCGCCAAGCGCGCGCTTGATCTAGGCTTTTATATCTCTTTTTCGGGTATTGTCAGCTTTAACAGTGCCAAAAACATTCAACAAGCCGCTAAAAATATGCCAAGAGATAGAATACTTATCGAAACCGATAGTCCTTATTTAGCGCCCGTGCCTAAGCGTGGTTGTCCTAACGAACCCGCTTATGTGCCTTATGTCGCAAGCTACCTTGCCAATATGTATGGTTGTAGTCGAGAGGAGCTTGGACAATTAACTGCAAAAAACTTTGAAAATCTACTAGCGCAATACCATTAA
- a CDS encoding GspE/PulE family protein — protein sequence MSVPDYSLMIDLRWCLDELLADKVIDQRGYNLVMTSRRDKAQHPLITISEFALPNAHDIEGENKLTLTWLNQWLAAKANMPLVRIDPLKIDVPAVTQLMSFEYARSQHILPIDVADDEVVIGTDQPFYSDWHGNIEKIIHKKSYRTVYIGPDQINRYRQEFYQVTQAIAGANSVHKRAAADVTNVEALLQLGDNTNPDANDQHIVKVVDWLLLYAFEQRASDIHLEPRRETGKVRFRIDGVLHTVYEMPIAILMAVTARIKILGRLNVAEKRKPQDGRLKTRTHKGLETELRLSTLPTAFGEKLVMRVFDPEVLVRSFAQLGLSGKQLAMWHELTSHPNGIILVTGPTGSGKTTTLYSTLKQLATEQVNVCTIEDPIEMIEPAFNQMQVNPAIDLHFADGIRSLMRQDPDIIMVGEIRDSETANMAVQASLTGHLVLSTLHTNDAPSSLPRLHDLGVQPFLSSATILGVMAQRLIRTLCPHCKQAQELSSDSEIALQWQELVQPWRATLPPQIYSAKGCEHCRHTGYQGRIGLYEIMPLSNELKKLVAADANLEAIKQQAYREGVQPLRLSGAKRISEGVTTIEEVMRVVPL from the coding sequence ATGTCGGTTCCAGATTACTCGTTAATGATTGATTTGCGTTGGTGCCTCGATGAGCTGCTAGCGGATAAGGTCATCGATCAGCGCGGTTATAATTTGGTGATGACCAGTCGCCGCGATAAGGCGCAACATCCGCTGATAACCATTAGCGAGTTTGCACTGCCAAATGCTCATGATATAGAAGGTGAGAATAAGCTGACGCTCACGTGGCTCAATCAATGGCTAGCTGCCAAAGCCAATATGCCCTTAGTGCGTATCGATCCGCTAAAAATTGACGTGCCGGCAGTGACACAATTGATGTCCTTTGAATATGCGCGCTCGCAGCATATTTTGCCCATTGATGTAGCTGATGATGAAGTCGTCATTGGTACCGATCAGCCTTTTTATAGCGATTGGCATGGCAATATCGAAAAGATCATTCATAAAAAAAGCTATCGTACGGTTTATATCGGTCCTGATCAGATCAATCGCTATCGGCAAGAGTTTTATCAAGTGACGCAAGCGATTGCTGGCGCTAATAGTGTGCATAAACGGGCGGCAGCCGATGTCACCAATGTCGAGGCGCTACTGCAACTTGGCGATAATACCAATCCTGATGCCAATGATCAGCATATCGTCAAAGTCGTCGATTGGTTACTGCTCTATGCCTTTGAGCAACGCGCCAGTGATATTCATTTAGAGCCGCGCCGTGAGACGGGTAAAGTGCGCTTTCGTATCGATGGCGTGCTGCATACCGTTTATGAGATGCCCATCGCGATTTTGATGGCGGTAACCGCGCGGATCAAAATTTTGGGTCGGCTCAATGTCGCTGAAAAGCGCAAACCGCAAGATGGTCGCCTAAAGACGCGGACTCATAAAGGTTTAGAGACTGAGCTGCGGCTGTCGACTTTGCCGACCGCCTTTGGTGAAAAGCTGGTCATGCGCGTCTTTGATCCCGAAGTGCTGGTGCGCTCGTTTGCGCAGCTTGGACTCTCAGGCAAGCAGCTTGCGATGTGGCATGAGCTGACCAGCCATCCCAATGGCATTATCTTAGTGACGGGGCCGACCGGTTCTGGTAAGACCACAACTTTATATAGCACGCTCAAGCAGCTCGCTACTGAGCAGGTCAACGTCTGCACTATCGAAGATCCTATCGAGATGATTGAGCCGGCCTTTAATCAGATGCAGGTCAATCCGGCGATTGATCTGCACTTCGCCGATGGTATTCGCTCGCTTATGCGCCAAGATCCTGACATTATTATGGTGGGGGAGATCCGTGATTCTGAGACGGCTAATATGGCGGTGCAAGCCTCTTTGACTGGTCATTTGGTGCTCTCGACTTTGCATACCAATGATGCGCCAAGCTCCTTGCCGCGTCTGCATGATTTGGGCGTACAGCCGTTCTTGAGCTCAGCGACTATCCTTGGGGTGATGGCGCAGCGACTTATCCGGACGCTGTGCCCGCATTGCAAGCAAGCACAGGAGCTCAGTAGCGACAGTGAAATCGCTCTGCAATGGCAAGAGTTAGTACAGCCGTGGCGCGCTACTTTGCCGCCGCAAATCTATAGTGCCAAAGGCTGTGAGCACTGCCGTCATACTGGCTATCAGGGGCGTATTGGACTTTATGAGATTATGCCGCTCTCTAATGAGCTCAAAAAGCTAGTCGCCGCTGATGCGAATTTAGAAGCTATCAAGCAGCAGGCCTATCGTGAAGGGGTGCAGCCGTTACGGCTCTCAGGTGCCAAGCGTATTAGTGAAGGGGTGACTACCATAGAAGAGGTAATGCGAGTGGTGCCGCTATAG
- the tsaA gene encoding tRNA (N6-threonylcarbamoyladenosine(37)-N6)-methyltransferase TrmO, producing MSSQTHQQLASYDTFHKAPIIGYHRAPLSQKFGAPRQPNLVGLTSAIEMIAPFDTPAAFVGLEEFSHLWLSWQFHHNRGASNNDAKNENASNSQSFRAQVRPPRLGGNQKIGVFASRSMYRPSQLGLSVVKLERLQVIEGRVILIISGADMIDGTPIIDIKPYVAYSDSIEHAQSGFATDAPVLLDVSMTNEAQTQFLTLINSENDAASLSSEAVISKLQQQLVGEDKDLIQALIAQDPRPAYRRKEINTTFIMRYKSVDVSFCQNELGTLQIVAINEVL from the coding sequence ATGAGCAGTCAGACTCACCAGCAACTAGCCTCTTATGATACTTTTCATAAAGCGCCTATTATCGGCTATCATCGTGCGCCCTTGTCACAAAAATTTGGCGCGCCAAGGCAGCCCAATTTAGTAGGCTTGACTAGCGCAATCGAGATGATTGCTCCCTTTGATACGCCAGCGGCCTTTGTAGGCTTGGAGGAATTTAGTCATCTTTGGCTCAGTTGGCAGTTTCATCATAATAGAGGCGCTAGCAATAATGACGCTAAAAATGAAAACGCTAGTAATAGCCAATCCTTTCGGGCGCAAGTTAGACCGCCTAGACTGGGTGGTAACCAAAAGATAGGCGTCTTTGCTAGCCGCAGCATGTATCGGCCTTCACAGCTAGGGCTATCAGTGGTTAAACTTGAACGCTTACAAGTCATCGAGGGGCGAGTCATCCTTATCATTAGCGGCGCCGATATGATTGACGGCACACCGATTATCGATATCAAGCCTTACGTCGCTTATAGTGATAGTATTGAGCACGCTCAGAGCGGTTTTGCCACCGATGCTCCAGTGCTGCTAGATGTAAGTATGACTAATGAGGCGCAGACGCAGTTTTTAACTTTAATTAATAGCGAGAATGACGCAGCTAGCTTAAGCAGCGAAGCGGTTATCTCTAAGCTGCAGCAGCAATTAGTTGGCGAGGATAAAGACTTAATCCAAGCATTAATTGCGCAAGACCCGCGGCCGGCGTATCGGCGTAAAGAGATAAACACTACCTTTATTATGCGCTATAAGTCTGTCGATGTCAGCTTTTGTCAGAATGAGCTTGGGACATTGCAGATAGTGGCTATTAATGAGGTGCTTTGA
- a CDS encoding ferredoxin--NADP reductase, producing MSKLRTETVTEVHHWNDSLFTIKTTRDDGLRFRNGEFAMIGIIVDGRPLLRAYSIASPNYEDHLEFFSIKVPDGPLTSRLQHIKVGDELLVSKKPTGTLVLDDLLPGKNLYMLATGTGLAPFLALSRDPEVYERFDKIILVHGVRNVEDLAYREMFENELPNDEIFGEWYREKFIYYPTTTREEFRNTGRITDLMESGKLFQDIGLPQMNKDDDRVLICGSMPFNADISKILDGFGLTVSPRMGVQADYVIERAFVG from the coding sequence ATGTCAAAACTGCGCACCGAAACGGTCACCGAAGTTCATCATTGGAACGATTCGCTATTCACTATCAAGACCACTCGCGACGATGGCCTACGCTTTCGTAACGGTGAGTTTGCGATGATAGGTATCATCGTTGATGGCAGGCCATTACTGCGAGCTTACTCGATTGCTAGCCCTAATTATGAGGATCATTTAGAGTTCTTTTCGATCAAAGTACCCGATGGCCCATTGACTTCGCGCTTACAACATATCAAAGTTGGTGATGAGCTATTAGTCAGTAAAAAACCTACTGGCACGCTAGTATTGGACGATTTGCTACCGGGCAAAAATCTTTATATGCTTGCGACCGGTACGGGGCTTGCGCCGTTCTTAGCGTTATCACGCGATCCTGAGGTTTATGAGCGCTTTGATAAGATTATTCTCGTCCACGGCGTGCGTAATGTGGAAGACTTGGCCTATCGTGAGATGTTCGAAAACGAGCTGCCAAATGATGAGATCTTTGGCGAGTGGTATCGTGAGAAGTTTATTTACTACCCCACCACTACCCGTGAAGAGTTTAGAAACACTGGCCGTATCACGGATCTTATGGAGTCAGGTAAACTATTTCAAGACATTGGCTTACCGCAGATGAATAAGGATGACGATCGTGTGTTGATTTGTGGTAGTATGCCTTTTAACGCTGATATCTCCAAAATTCTTGATGGTTTTGGTTTAACAGTATCGCCACGCATGGGCGTACAAGCGGATTATGTGATTGAGCGTGCGTTTGTCGGCTAG
- a CDS encoding tyrosine-type recombinase/integrase: protein MKVKLSKKFVDSVAYTSSGTDIYMDEVLTGFALRVGKQSKRYTLHKRINGKLYRDEVEETHLITLTEAREKASTMMVNIKKGLDVYDSYHATPKIKDTPDFNVPTLNEAYIYFKSMKPNLASRTVETYDQQILGRLDDWLEVSLNDITKTMISEKHKQISKSSPAQANATMRALRSVWNYCQDSFLDDDEEYIIKDQPIRILNAKNDWNKIKPRTHHVEEEYLGVYFKTLIEHRDGSSFKQAPYSNNARDILLLFMFAGVRLNEAQSLRWEDVDLDAARIVFKATKNGSDYHMPTGKILQAILSERFRLSYGEHWVFPSDLQRNDDHVKDLSGSYRSISNKASMHITPHDLRRTFGTVANSLNVSYPVLKRLLNHREAKSSDDVTLHYIQVSQRQLREALDEIEAFYCKHIGMTQDEVIKSLLQT, encoded by the coding sequence ATGAAAGTTAAGCTTAGTAAGAAGTTTGTTGATTCAGTAGCATACACCTCAAGCGGCACAGATATTTACATGGATGAAGTATTAACAGGCTTCGCACTTCGTGTGGGTAAACAATCTAAGCGATACACACTTCACAAACGCATTAACGGTAAGCTCTATCGTGACGAAGTTGAAGAAACACATCTTATCACTTTGACTGAAGCTCGTGAAAAAGCCAGCACAATGATGGTCAACATAAAGAAGGGACTTGATGTATATGATAGCTATCACGCTACTCCAAAAATAAAAGATACACCAGATTTTAACGTGCCAACACTAAATGAAGCTTATATCTACTTTAAATCTATGAAACCTAATCTTGCCAGCCGTACTGTTGAGACTTACGACCAACAGATACTTGGTCGACTCGATGACTGGCTTGAAGTGTCTTTAAACGATATAACTAAAACTATGATAAGTGAAAAACATAAGCAAATAAGTAAGTCTAGTCCAGCTCAGGCAAATGCCACTATGCGAGCTCTTCGATCAGTATGGAATTATTGTCAAGATAGCTTCTTAGATGATGATGAAGAGTACATAATAAAGGACCAACCCATTCGAATACTGAATGCCAAAAATGATTGGAACAAAATTAAACCTCGTACTCACCATGTTGAGGAGGAATATTTGGGAGTATATTTTAAAACTTTGATAGAGCACCGAGACGGTAGTTCATTTAAACAAGCACCTTATAGTAATAACGCTCGCGATATTTTATTGCTTTTTATGTTTGCTGGTGTTCGTTTAAATGAAGCGCAATCACTAAGATGGGAAGATGTAGACCTTGACGCTGCTCGCATTGTCTTTAAAGCCACTAAAAACGGTTCTGATTACCATATGCCAACTGGAAAAATACTTCAAGCCATACTCAGTGAACGATTTAGATTGAGCTATGGAGAGCATTGGGTATTTCCGAGTGATTTGCAGAGAAATGATGACCATGTCAAGGATTTGAGCGGTAGTTACCGTTCGATATCAAATAAGGCTAGCATGCATATTACCCCTCACGATTTACGCCGTACATTTGGCACTGTCGCCAATAGTCTCAATGTAAGCTACCCTGTGCTCAAGAGACTGCTAAATCATCGTGAGGCTAAATCTAGTGATGATGTGACACTACATTACATACAGGTATCACAGCGACAATTACGTGAAGCTTTAGATGAGATTGAAGCTTTTTATTGCAAGCATATAGGAATGACTCAAGATGAGGTGATTAAGAGCCTCTTACAGACATAA